ACATTTAAGAGCATTTCAGATCAATAAAAATCCCGTCAGAAGGAAACGGCTCCCATGAGTCGCAAGCAGAAGAAACCAGCTCAGGACAGCATCGGAGCTACGCCAGAGGAACAGGAACTCCAGCTCAAGCGCGACGAGATCCAGAGTCTTTCAGAGCAGCTGGCTGAAGCTGAGCTGGAATTGACCAACCTGCGCTTCAACATCAAGCAGTTCACCTGCAGATATTATCAGGAAATCGGCCGGAAATACCTGGAACTGGACGAACTTAAAGCGAGGATCGCGGAAGAGCGGAATAAGCTTGCTCCTCTGGACAGGGAAAAATCCGGTGAAGCCTTGCTGCTGCGCGCTGCTGCCGAGAAAATCAGGTCAGAAGTGGAAGATGAAGAGGAATCTGAAGAACTTCACCATTTCAATCCGACGGACGAGCTGAAACGGATGTACCGACAGTGCGCTGCCAAGATCCATCCGGACAAGGTGCTGGACCCGAAATTCAAGGAAATCTGCCACAGGCTGATGGCTGAACTGAATGCAGCCTATGCCAGAGGCGACATTTCAAAGATCCGTGAAATCAGCCTGGAATGGGATTCCAACTCTGAACTCGTATCAGGGGAGGGTGTGGCTTTTGACCTGGTGCGCGCGATCCGCAGCCTGGCCCAGATCAGGATGAGACTTTCGACGATCAAGTCTGAAATCGAAGATTTAAAAGAACTGGATATGTATACCCTGATGCTCGAAGTGGAGCTGGCCGAACATCAGGGGATGGATCTGCTCGGGCTGCTCGGGAAACGGATCGATGAAAAC
Above is a window of Candidatus Wallbacteria bacterium DNA encoding:
- a CDS encoding J domain-containing protein, whose product is MSRKQKKPAQDSIGATPEEQELQLKRDEIQSLSEQLAEAELELTNLRFNIKQFTCRYYQEIGRKYLELDELKARIAEERNKLAPLDREKSGEALLLRAAAEKIRSEVEDEEESEELHHFNPTDELKRMYRQCAAKIHPDKVLDPKFKEICHRLMAELNAAYARGDISKIREISLEWDSNSELVSGEGVAFDLVRAIRSLAQIRMRLSTIKSEIEDLKELDMYTLMLEVELAEHQGMDLLGLLGKRIDENIRLSREILDDLLAGRDRNV